In Quercus robur chromosome 11, dhQueRobu3.1, whole genome shotgun sequence, the following proteins share a genomic window:
- the LOC126706632 gene encoding basic form of pathogenesis-related protein 1-like: MGFIKYFLAICFLGLALLHVSLAQSSHQDFVNAHNAARAKVGVGPIRWNYTIAAYAQNYANKRSGDCNLEHSEGPYGENLAEGYDNLNGVDAVNLWIAEKPYYNHKSNQCVGGECLHYTQVVWRDSVHLGCARVKCHNGWMFVICSYDPPGNYEGERPF, translated from the coding sequence ATGGGGTTTATCAAGTATTTTCTAGCCATATGCTTCTTGGGGTTGGCCCTACTTCATGTCTCCCTAGCCCAAAGCTCCCACCAAGACTTTGTCAATGCACACAATGCAGCTCGTGCCAAAGTTGGTGTTGGTCCAATTAGATGGAACTACACAATTGCAGCCTATGCTCAAAATTATGCTAATAAGAGATCGGGAGACTGCAACTTGGAACATTCAGAAGGGCCCTATGGAGAAAATCTTGCTGAAGGTTATGATAACTTAAACGGAGTGGATGCAGTGAATTTGTGGATAGCAGAGAAGCCTTACTATAACCACAAGTCCAACCAATGTGTCGGTGGTGAGTGCCTGCACTATACTCAGGTTGTTTGGCGTGATTCGGTTCATCTTGGGTGTGCTAGAGTCAAGTGCCACAATGGGTGGATGTTCGTCATTTGCAGCTATGATCCTCCGGGTAATTATGAAGGCGAACGTCCTTTTTAA
- the LOC126706736 gene encoding basic form of pathogenesis-related protein 1-like — protein MGLCKISLAFVFLIGITLVHLTLAQDSKEDYLNAHNAARADVGVPSLTWDDTVAAYAQNYANQRIGDCNLVHSGGKYGENIAWGSADLSGTDAVKMWVDEKANYDYNSNSCVGGECLHYTQVVWRNSVRLGCAKVRCNNGGTFIGCNYDPPGNYVGQKPY, from the coding sequence ATGGGGTTGTGTAAGATTTCACTAGCTTTTGTTTTTCTCATCGGCATAACCCTAGTCCATCTCACCCTTGCCCAAGATTCCAAAGAAGACTACCTTAATGCCCACAATGCAGCCCGTGCAGACGTGGGAGTTCCATCTCTGACTTGGGATGACACTGTAGCGGCATATGCACAGAACTATGCTAATCAGCGTATTGGAGATTGCAATCTTGTGCACTCCGGTGGAAAATATGGTGAAAACATTGCATGGGGCAGCGCTGACCTCTCAGGCACAGATGCAGTGAAGATGTGGGTCGACGAGAAAGCCAACTATGACTACAACTCTAACTCTTGTGTTGGTGGGGAGTGCCTGCACTATACTCAGGTGGTTTGGCGCAACTCGGTTCGTCTTGGATGTGCTAAAGTGAGGTGCAACAATGGTGGGACATTCATTGGTTGCAACTATGATCCTCCTGGCAACTATGTTGGCCAGAAACCTTACTAA
- the LOC126705021 gene encoding uncharacterized protein LOC126705021: MDRTTNSPFTTAVLECPVPSKFHLPQLEPFDRLKDPLDYLNTFKMTLGLQQPSDEILCRSFLTTLKGAAREWFMKLPTSSIDNFKQLGNAFLRHFVGGQRLKRPADHLLTIRQGEKETLRSYMKRFTRETLEVDETGDKVQLTTFKAGLKSREFVVSLAKNPPKMMVEMLLKAQKYMNVEDALAAIKDVKKTSDKGMKEDDRRGRKRERPNRQTKDESKRKDEKNPQMVKFTPLVMPVDKILA, encoded by the coding sequence ATGGACAGGACAACAAATTCACCTTTTACTACGGCAGTCCTGGAATGCCCAGTGCCGTCAAAATTTCACCTACCTCAGCTTGAGCCGTTTGACAGACTTAAGGACCCCCTGGACTACCTCAACACATTTAAGATGACACTAGGCCTTCAACAGCCTTCTGACGAAATTCTATGTCGTTCTTTCCTcaccactctcaaaggagctgcaagggaGTGGTTCATGAAGTTACCAACATCGTCCATCGACAACTTTAAGCAGTTGGGCAACGCCTTTTTGCGCCACTTCGTTGGGGGACAACGCTTGAAGAGGCCAGCAGATCACTTACTCACCATTAGACAAGGGGAGAAAGAGACCCTGAGGTCGTATATGAAACGCTTTACTCGGGAGACTTTAGAGGTAGACGAAACTGGCGACAAGGTGCAGTTAACGACCTTTAAAGCTGGATTGAAATCTAGGGAGTTCGTGGTTTCACTCGCGAAGAATCCTCCTAAGATGATGGTAgagatgctcctgaaggcacagaagtacatgaacgtTGAAGATGCTTTAGCCGCGATAAAGGATGTGAAAAAGACCAGCGACAAGGGAATGAAGGAAGACGATCGCAGAGGAAGAAAAAGGGAGCGCCCAAATCGTCAGACTAAAGATGAGAGTAAAAGGAAGGATGAGAAAAATCCTCAAATGGTAAAATTCACTCCTttagttatgcctgttgacaaaattttggcTTAG